One segment of Thermosynechococcus sp. HN-54 DNA contains the following:
- a CDS encoding phospholipase D-like domain-containing protein — MSRAPFCDPALEAALYRPQYRRLYELLRQGNLQIRVVPAQQLFLHGKAGVIESATGHKTCFLGSVNESKRAFSTNYELLWEDPTPEGVAWVEAEFAALWEMGIPLPDVIIEQIHRIGDRQEVKLIDLAPPDLPAAALAESPLYRRGETLQPWQRDFVALFLEHRQTYDQVRLLLADEVGLGKTLSLATAALVANLLGDGPVLILCPAPLTLQWQTELLDKLAIPSAVWMSQGKYWQDAPRQILAGCPRPHYPHPWR, encoded by the coding sequence ATGTCAAGGGCACCGTTCTGCGATCCTGCCCTTGAAGCTGCCCTCTATCGTCCCCAATACCGTCGCCTCTATGAATTGCTCCGCCAAGGCAACCTCCAGATTCGGGTCGTGCCCGCCCAGCAGCTTTTTCTCCACGGCAAAGCAGGGGTGATTGAATCCGCCACAGGCCACAAAACCTGCTTTCTCGGATCTGTGAATGAGTCCAAACGGGCGTTTAGCACCAACTATGAACTCCTCTGGGAAGATCCCACCCCCGAAGGTGTGGCTTGGGTCGAAGCGGAATTTGCTGCCCTCTGGGAGATGGGCATTCCCCTGCCCGACGTCATTATTGAGCAGATTCACCGCATCGGCGATCGCCAAGAAGTCAAACTAATTGACCTTGCCCCCCCAGACCTCCCCGCTGCCGCCCTTGCCGAAAGTCCCCTCTACCGCCGTGGCGAAACCCTCCAACCTTGGCAACGGGACTTTGTCGCCCTCTTCCTTGAGCACCGCCAAACCTATGATCAAGTCCGCCTCCTGCTCGCTGATGAAGTGGGGCTTGGCAAAACCCTTTCCCTTGCCACTGCTGCCCTTGTTGCCAATCTGTTGGGGGATGGCCCAGTTCTCATCCTCTGCCCTGCCCCCCTCACCCTGCAATGGCAAACTGAACTTCTCGACAAACTGGCTATTCCCAGCGCCGTTTGGATGTCCCAAGGCAAATACTGGCAGGATGCCCCAAGGCAAATACTGGCAGGATGCCCACGGCCACATTATCCGCACCCGTGGCGTTGA
- a CDS encoding AI-2E family transporter, with protein MSQSAASGHWWNRLSIASRFLIIGLAGPVLTLNFWAFATILKFFGPLVAVLVLASLFAFLLNYPVRWMEEQGNPRGPSAIFVFLLALVLIAIIGLVVVPNVFNQAQQLIARLPEWFNSSQRRLLEFGQWVDSLNLPVTVDVDALANQLLEKLKDQLQSLAREALNLILGTLSSAVDVLINLILTVVLTFYLLQHGDELWDGLLSWLPDTLRPTVSETIRRSFESYFIGQLVLGLCMGIGLTTIFIFLKVPYGLLFGVIIGVMALVPFGGTVGIISISLLVALQDVWLSLKVAGFSFLYQQFLENVVAPRIIGSFTGLNPVWVFLAILTGARASGLVGVLIAVPIAVVIKTFLVSVRSRLNAEDVDETVALPSNPPPLPPVSSSMKPSSVE; from the coding sequence ATGAGCCAATCTGCGGCCTCGGGTCACTGGTGGAATCGCCTCTCCATTGCCAGTCGCTTTTTGATTATTGGCTTGGCAGGCCCTGTTCTGACGCTGAATTTCTGGGCGTTTGCAACGATTCTCAAGTTCTTTGGGCCGCTGGTGGCGGTGCTAGTGCTGGCTTCTCTATTTGCTTTTTTGCTGAACTATCCGGTGCGCTGGATGGAGGAGCAGGGAAATCCGCGAGGGCCGTCGGCAATTTTCGTCTTTCTGTTGGCACTGGTACTGATTGCCATTATTGGCTTGGTGGTGGTGCCCAATGTCTTTAATCAGGCACAACAACTGATTGCTCGTCTGCCGGAATGGTTTAACTCTAGCCAACGGCGCCTCTTGGAATTTGGCCAGTGGGTGGACTCCCTGAACCTGCCGGTGACGGTGGATGTGGATGCCCTTGCCAATCAACTGTTGGAAAAACTCAAGGATCAACTGCAAAGCTTGGCCCGTGAGGCCTTGAATTTAATTTTGGGCACCCTCAGCAGTGCGGTGGATGTGCTGATTAATCTGATTTTGACCGTTGTGCTCACGTTTTATTTGCTGCAGCATGGGGATGAATTGTGGGATGGCCTCCTCAGTTGGTTGCCAGACACGCTCCGCCCCACGGTCTCAGAAACAATTCGTAGAAGTTTTGAGAGCTATTTTATTGGTCAGTTGGTGCTGGGGCTGTGCATGGGCATTGGCTTGACCACAATTTTCATTTTCCTTAAGGTGCCCTATGGCCTGCTCTTTGGCGTCATTATTGGCGTCATGGCTTTGGTACCCTTTGGCGGAACAGTGGGGATTATTTCCATTAGTTTGCTGGTGGCGCTTCAGGATGTTTGGCTCTCCCTCAAGGTGGCGGGATTTTCGTTTCTCTATCAGCAGTTTTTGGAGAATGTGGTTGCCCCTCGGATCATCGGTAGCTTTACGGGCTTAAATCCAGTCTGGGTCTTTTTGGCAATTCTAACGGGAGCACGGGCTTCGGGCTTGGTGGGGGTCTTGATTGCGGTTCCGATCGCGGTGGTGATTAAAACCTTTCTTGTGAGTGTGCGATCGCGCCTCAATGCCGAGGATGTGGACGAGACCGTAGCTTTGCCCAGTAATCCACCCCCCTTGCCCCCTGTCTCTTCGTCAATGAAACCATCTTCAGTGGAGTAG
- the murD gene encoding UDP-N-acetylmuramoyl-L-alanine--D-glutamate ligase encodes MPTVHVIGLGRSGIAAARLLKRQGWQVEVSDSRQTPALQSQQQLLEAEGISVQLNYDFDLQTLTSVGLRVPDEIVISPGVPWQSPALIAARQAGIPVRGEVEIAWQTLAHLPWVCITGTNGKTTTTALTAAIFQAAGYNAPACGNIGNSICEVALTASALDWVIAEISSYQLESSPPLQPQFALWTTLTPDHLERHGTLAAYVETKAHLMNGAKQVILNGDDPYLRQHMVNRWPEAWWISTQGAAALPKGIEQGIYIAGDQVWFQDQPLLPTHVLRMPGQHNQQNFLLAVAAAHLAGIPAETIAKAVAGFAGVPHRLERVRQWRQVEWINDSKATNYDAAEIGLRSVAGPVILIAGGQAKKGDDRAWLRLIQEKAAWVLLIGEAAPQFAQRLEAIGFTNYEIMETLDRAVAAAAELVTQYPIKTVLFSPACASFDQYQNFEERGDHFRQLCLEL; translated from the coding sequence ATGCCAACTGTTCATGTGATTGGTCTTGGTCGCTCTGGCATCGCCGCCGCCCGTTTACTGAAACGTCAAGGCTGGCAAGTGGAGGTGAGTGATAGTCGTCAAACCCCCGCCCTACAATCCCAGCAGCAACTTCTAGAAGCTGAAGGCATTTCTGTTCAACTCAACTACGACTTTGATTTGCAAACCCTCACCAGCGTTGGCCTGCGTGTTCCCGATGAAATTGTTATTAGTCCCGGCGTCCCTTGGCAGTCCCCTGCTTTGATTGCTGCGCGCCAAGCGGGCATCCCCGTTCGCGGTGAAGTGGAAATTGCGTGGCAGACCCTCGCCCATCTGCCCTGGGTATGTATTACTGGCACCAACGGCAAAACAACCACCACCGCCCTCACCGCTGCCATTTTTCAAGCCGCGGGGTACAATGCACCCGCCTGTGGCAACATCGGCAACAGTATTTGCGAAGTGGCTTTGACCGCTAGCGCCCTTGATTGGGTGATTGCTGAGATTAGTAGCTATCAATTAGAGTCTAGCCCCCCCCTGCAACCCCAATTTGCCCTTTGGACAACCCTCACCCCCGATCACCTTGAACGCCACGGCACCCTCGCGGCCTATGTGGAAACCAAAGCCCACCTGATGAACGGTGCCAAACAAGTGATCCTCAATGGGGATGATCCCTACCTGCGCCAACACATGGTGAATCGTTGGCCGGAAGCTTGGTGGATCAGTACCCAAGGGGCGGCAGCCCTACCCAAGGGGATTGAACAGGGCATCTATATTGCTGGGGATCAAGTGTGGTTTCAGGATCAACCCCTGCTGCCTACCCATGTCCTGCGAATGCCGGGTCAACACAATCAACAAAACTTTCTCTTGGCCGTGGCCGCTGCGCATCTGGCTGGTATTCCTGCTGAAACAATTGCCAAGGCAGTGGCCGGCTTTGCTGGTGTGCCCCATCGTTTGGAGCGCGTTCGCCAATGGCGACAGGTGGAGTGGATCAACGATAGTAAGGCCACCAATTATGATGCGGCCGAAATTGGGCTGCGTTCGGTGGCCGGTCCTGTGATCCTGATTGCGGGTGGGCAGGCCAAAAAGGGGGACGATCGCGCTTGGCTACGGCTGATTCAGGAAAAAGCAGCGTGGGTGCTGTTGATTGGTGAAGCGGCACCGCAGTTTGCGCAGCGCCTAGAAGCAATTGGCTTTACAAATTATGAGATCATGGAGACACTGGATCGGGCAGTGGCGGCTGCTGCTGAACTGGTGACCCAGTACCCGATCAAAACGGTTCTCTTTTCCCCTGCCTGTGCCAGCTTTGACCAATATCAGAATTTTGAAGAACGCGGTGATCACTTTCGTCAACTGTGCTTAGAGCTATGA
- a CDS encoding DUF1838 domain-containing protein, whose amino-acid sequence MPAAEFVQKWLSARDWVRVRADLTGKTTFMAWQGAVYSFVPQERRRHLFNIVGMSAARCLPHPEGGWYFLSRELTFYLDPETQTLCDRWHNPWTNETVPVIPVANDPVQGLFRRDVPAQVNERITTFQFDLFPYYDNPLASDERFQAYSPQPIYQAAELFKLTVATADLHPDTETIAHVHLCWSRIGPWLPWMKMGDRPGYLIYSATGCKALTVEELPSLLQAQLEQLPLYREAPTEYREGADMTSWLYFQEHFEAYLEGALFPLT is encoded by the coding sequence ATGCCCGCTGCTGAATTTGTTCAAAAATGGTTGAGTGCCCGCGATTGGGTGCGAGTACGGGCGGATTTAACGGGTAAGACCACCTTTATGGCGTGGCAGGGAGCGGTGTATAGCTTTGTTCCCCAAGAGCGTCGCCGCCATTTATTTAATATCGTTGGCATGAGTGCGGCTCGCTGCCTGCCCCATCCAGAGGGGGGATGGTATTTTCTCTCCCGTGAATTGACGTTCTATCTTGATCCAGAGACTCAAACCCTTTGCGATCGCTGGCACAATCCTTGGACGAATGAAACAGTCCCTGTGATTCCTGTAGCCAATGATCCCGTGCAGGGGCTATTTCGTCGCGACGTACCGGCCCAAGTGAATGAGCGCATCACAACATTTCAGTTTGATCTGTTTCCCTACTACGACAATCCCCTCGCGAGCGACGAACGGTTTCAGGCCTATAGCCCCCAGCCCATCTACCAAGCGGCAGAACTCTTTAAGTTAACGGTGGCCACTGCCGATTTACACCCAGATACGGAGACCATTGCTCATGTGCATTTGTGTTGGAGCCGGATTGGCCCTTGGTTGCCTTGGATGAAGATGGGCGATCGCCCTGGGTATCTCATCTACAGTGCCACCGGCTGCAAAGCCCTAACAGTTGAAGAGTTACCGTCGCTCTTACAAGCTCAATTAGAACAACTGCCCCTATACCGTGAAGCACCAACGGAATACCGTGAGGGTGCCGATATGACCTCTTGGTTGTATTTTCAGGAACACTTTGAAGCTTATTTGGAGGGGGCACTCTTTCCGCTGACGTGA
- a CDS encoding class I SAM-dependent methyltransferase produces MTVSIHYVDPKTKAPLRKDDTAYYSETGSVYPIVNQIPRFVDSSQNYTQSFGLQWNTFSKTQIDGTDQKQSETRFFATTNWKPEELAGKNILEAGSGAGRFTRVILEKTSAHLWSFDYSEAVEANWQNNADIAGGRLHLFQASIYQIPLPEVTFDKVFCFGVLQHTPRSVEFCNKT; encoded by the coding sequence ATGACGGTCTCCATTCACTACGTTGATCCCAAGACGAAAGCACCACTCAGAAAGGATGATACTGCGTACTATAGTGAGACGGGTTCTGTTTATCCAATTGTTAATCAGATTCCTAGGTTTGTAGATTCAAGCCAAAACTATACTCAAAGTTTTGGTCTGCAATGGAATACATTCTCAAAAACACAAATAGATGGTACAGATCAAAAACAATCTGAAACTCGATTTTTTGCAACAACCAACTGGAAACCTGAAGAGCTTGCTGGCAAAAACATTCTAGAAGCAGGTTCAGGTGCAGGTAGATTTACGCGGGTCATATTAGAAAAAACATCTGCTCATCTTTGGAGTTTTGATTATTCAGAGGCCGTTGAGGCAAATTGGCAAAATAATGCTGATATTGCTGGTGGCAGACTGCACCTATTTCAGGCCAGCATTTATCAAATTCCTTTACCCGAAGTGACTTTCGATAAAGTTTTTTGCTTTGGTGTCCTACAACACACACCCAGAAGTGTTGAATTCTGCAACAAAACTTAA
- a CDS encoding DUF177 domain-containing protein has protein sequence MTLAHWLTIPELLRLPAQTYEWRVDTDFPDLETLTPVQGSVTVSHRHTYLEVSASVSTIVTLCCDRCLQHYNHRLVCTTTELIWLAATPGSQPQDDLVETLPATGRLDLADWLYQQLCLALPYPKYCDLNCGGIHPPAPAEPPIDHRWAVLAQLQSALERSEPSS, from the coding sequence GTGACCCTTGCCCACTGGCTAACTATTCCAGAGTTGTTACGGCTGCCCGCCCAGACCTATGAGTGGCGGGTAGATACCGATTTTCCTGACTTGGAAACCCTGACGCCTGTCCAAGGGAGTGTCACCGTCAGTCACCGCCACACCTACTTAGAAGTTAGTGCCAGTGTGAGTACGATTGTTACCCTCTGTTGCGATCGCTGTTTGCAGCACTATAACCACCGCCTGGTGTGTACAACGACGGAACTCATTTGGCTTGCGGCAACGCCAGGGAGTCAACCGCAGGATGATTTGGTGGAAACCTTGCCGGCAACCGGTCGCCTTGATCTGGCGGACTGGCTCTACCAGCAACTGTGCCTTGCCCTGCCCTACCCCAAGTACTGCGATCTCAACTGTGGCGGTATTCACCCCCCCGCCCCTGCGGAACCCCCCATCGATCACCGCTGGGCGGTGTTGGCGCAATTACAATCGGCTCTGGAGCGTTCGGAACCATCGTCGTGA
- a CDS encoding DUF3780 domain-containing protein, which yields MNYLDGLLGRELCVLAWAAEQASDTQIPTICRKWLALRPEERWWLFLKTVAEAGFPEDRDRGWRRALYFALSDAPPTTPRSPRPAEPQFTELPLFSLPPRE from the coding sequence ATGAATTACCTTGACGGCCTCCTCGGACGAGAACTTTGCGTTTTGGCTTGGGCAGCGGAACAAGCCAGTGACACTCAAATTCCCACCATTTGCCGCAAATGGCTAGCTCTACGTCCTGAAGAACGCTGGTGGCTCTTTCTAAAAACGGTGGCGGAAGCGGGTTTCCCCGAAGATCGCGATCGCGGTTGGCGACGTGCGCTGTATTTTGCCCTCTCCGATGCCCCACCAACAACCCCCCGTTCACCCCGTCCTGCCGAACCACAGTTTACGGAGTTGCCCCTCTTTAGCCTGCCGCCACGGGAATAG
- a CDS encoding SH3 domain-containing protein, translating to MKPVLRVLQWLLGTFLGLGLIALVAAAIITPLVFNLLWTPPRPDVEAQNSPPPPSPEPSAPSTPPTPSPEPTPTPSPEIKPQGRVIYGDGLRLRDRPSREANALGSVAFDEVVTILERSEDREWLKVRTKNHLEGWVLAFGVQETTAQSPTSNGTPQ from the coding sequence ATGAAACCGGTTTTGCGTGTGCTGCAATGGCTCTTGGGAACATTTTTGGGTTTAGGCCTGATTGCCCTTGTGGCCGCAGCAATCATTACGCCGCTGGTGTTTAACTTGCTCTGGACACCGCCGCGTCCCGATGTGGAGGCGCAAAATTCCCCACCCCCACCGTCGCCAGAACCCTCTGCACCTTCAACCCCCCCTACGCCCTCTCCTGAACCCACCCCTACCCCCTCGCCAGAGATCAAACCCCAAGGGCGAGTGATTTATGGGGACGGACTGCGGTTGCGCGATCGCCCCAGTCGCGAGGCAAATGCCCTAGGCAGTGTGGCTTTTGATGAGGTGGTGACGATCCTAGAGCGCAGTGAGGATAGGGAATGGCTGAAGGTTCGCACTAAAAATCATCTTGAAGGCTGGGTACTGGCCTTTGGTGTGCAGGAAACGACGGCTCAATCTCCCACATCCAATGGGACGCCCCAGTAG
- a CDS encoding BLUF domain-containing protein: MRLHRLLYLSCAMDGLSYPDLRDIMAKSEVNNVRDGMTGILCYGNGMFLQTLEGDRQKISETYARILKDPRHHSAEIIEFKAIEERTFIHWSMRLVQLGEMDSDTIRLLRLKYSAAATFQPTSMTAEQCFNFLKALYEMSQGT, from the coding sequence ATGAGATTACATCGCCTGCTCTATCTCAGTTGTGCTATGGATGGCCTGTCCTATCCAGACCTGCGGGACATTATGGCCAAGTCAGAGGTGAATAATGTCCGTGATGGCATGACAGGGATCCTGTGCTACGGCAATGGTATGTTTCTGCAAACCCTTGAAGGCGATCGCCAGAAAATCAGTGAAACCTATGCCCGCATCCTCAAGGATCCCCGCCACCACAGCGCTGAAATCATTGAATTTAAGGCGATTGAAGAGCGGACGTTTATCCACTGGTCAATGCGTCTGGTGCAGTTGGGCGAGATGGACAGCGATACCATTCGGCTGCTGCGGTTAAAATACTCTGCAGCAGCAACGTTTCAGCCTACCTCCATGACGGCTGAGCAATGCTTCAATTTTCTAAAAGCCCTGTATGAAATGAGTCAGGGAACCTAG
- a CDS encoding transposase — protein MASFSVLVKSILKQLSPCDYPVLNSQLFFKIWLTYILDQGLTSMRALFYRLNHSGITVDMSTFSKANKTRTTTLFERIYTHLMSQARKRHRCSSLMLFPIDSTVITLTSKLFWFYKYHQVKLITGFDLTENILGKAVVSFGERHDLSFQDEILEMIPENAVAIMDRGFASWRFLERLSERKCLFVVRIKNNMRMKLNHERYRVVQFFDEHGTEFRIATNLMHLSDEEVSELYRHRWGIENLWKFLKMHLSLDKLITKSLNGVINQIYMVLIGYLILELMEIPEYFGRKLLDKLRYLQLELSRRCSIVHWSFDWQPELLVT, from the coding sequence ATGGCATCTTTTTCAGTTCTTGTCAAGTCTATTCTCAAGCAGCTCAGCCCTTGCGACTACCCCGTCCTCAACTCTCAATTGTTCTTCAAAATCTGGTTGACCTACATTCTCGACCAAGGATTAACCAGCATGAGAGCCTTATTTTATCGCTTGAATCATTCGGGGATTACAGTGGATATGTCCACGTTTTCCAAGGCGAACAAAACTCGAACAACCACCTTATTTGAGAGGATTTACACTCATCTCATGTCTCAAGCTCGCAAGAGACATCGTTGTTCAAGTCTGATGCTGTTTCCTATTGATTCAACCGTCATTACCCTGACGAGTAAGCTCTTTTGGTTCTACAAATACCATCAAGTGAAGTTAATTACAGGATTTGATTTAACAGAGAACATCCTGGGTAAGGCAGTAGTCTCTTTTGGGGAGAGACATGACCTAAGCTTTCAAGACGAGATTTTAGAAATGATCCCTGAGAATGCCGTTGCCATCATGGATAGAGGGTTTGCGAGTTGGAGATTTTTAGAGCGGCTGAGTGAGAGGAAGTGTTTATTTGTTGTGCGTATCAAGAATAACATGAGAATGAAGCTCAATCATGAGAGATACCGAGTGGTTCAATTTTTTGATGAGCATGGAACAGAGTTTCGTATTGCGACGAATCTAATGCATCTAAGTGATGAGGAAGTGAGTGAGCTGTATCGGCATCGGTGGGGGATTGAGAACTTATGGAAGTTTCTAAAGATGCATTTATCATTAGACAAGCTGATTACGAAGAGTTTGAATGGGGTGATAAATCAGATTTATATGGTTTTGATTGGGTACTTAATTTTAGAGCTAATGGAGATACCTGAATACTTTGGCAGGAAGCTATTAGACAAATTGCGATATTTGCAACTGGAACTGAGTCGCCGCTGCTCGATAGTGCATTGGAGCTTTGATTGGCAGCCAGAGCTACTTGTCACTTAG
- a CDS encoding DUF2752 domain-containing protein → MLRFSDAVLSRQERLSRWGFLGLTTAPLVGAVVFNHTGTPPFLLCLFRATTGIPCPGCGLTRSFMAIACGNVEEALRMHLFGPVLFLAFTVAAILMAIELRAGRRLQHTPFRYINERIQNWWWLGVIYLGYYGLRLYSLFHTGEFYINPLESVFLRS, encoded by the coding sequence ATGCTGCGCTTCTCTGATGCCGTTTTATCAAGACAGGAACGCTTGAGCCGCTGGGGCTTTTTGGGACTGACCACAGCACCTTTAGTGGGAGCAGTGGTATTTAACCATACGGGAACGCCTCCTTTTTTACTTTGTCTCTTTCGAGCGACAACGGGCATTCCCTGTCCGGGGTGCGGTCTGACACGTTCTTTTATGGCGATCGCCTGCGGCAATGTTGAAGAGGCTCTGAGAATGCATCTCTTTGGTCCTGTGCTCTTTCTGGCATTTACAGTGGCCGCTATATTGATGGCCATTGAATTGAGAGCGGGGCGACGATTGCAGCACACCCCCTTTCGTTACATCAATGAACGCATTCAAAACTGGTGGTGGCTGGGGGTGATTTATCTCGGCTACTATGGCCTGCGGCTGTACAGCCTATTTCACACAGGGGAATTTTACATTAATCCCCTAGAAAGCGTTTTTCTGAGGAGTTGA
- a CDS encoding AAA family ATPase, with the protein MSAQSDLELLLRARYPLLYVATTEEERLEATLHTISDRLNQRSLYIWDFVEGYQGNPNDLGVAKRNPLSALEFVERLPPPAAAMILLRDFHRFIEDVAVSRKLRNLARQLKSQPKNLILLAPTVQLPPELRDVITVVEFPLPQREEIRLELVKLCQSLGRIPPESILDELIRACQGLTLERIRRVIGRIIALHGMLDGSHVDLILEEKRQILRQTQILEFYPTQETIADIGGLDNLKEWLLRRGGAFSERARRYGLPYPRGVLLVGIQGTGKSLVAKAIAHQWHLPLLRLDVGRLFGGLVGESEARTREMIQIAEALAPCVLWIDEMDKAFAGLDGRGDSGTSSRVFGTIITWLAEKTSAVFVVATANNVQVLPPELLRKGRFDEIFFVGLPNVDERRAIFEVHLSRVRRDRLQNYDLERLAYETIDFSGAEIEQCIIEAMHLAFSQDRDFTTEDLLHAASEIIPLARTAREQVHQLQEWAASGRARFASRVLSPPTGR; encoded by the coding sequence GTGAGTGCTCAGTCTGACCTTGAACTGCTGCTGCGAGCACGCTATCCCCTGTTGTACGTGGCCACAACGGAGGAGGAACGCCTTGAAGCGACACTGCACACGATTAGCGATCGCCTAAACCAGCGCTCCCTCTACATTTGGGATTTTGTCGAGGGGTATCAGGGGAATCCCAATGATCTAGGAGTAGCCAAGCGCAATCCCCTCAGTGCCCTTGAATTTGTGGAACGACTACCGCCACCGGCAGCGGCAATGATTCTGCTGCGGGATTTTCATCGCTTTATTGAGGACGTAGCCGTCTCCCGCAAACTGCGTAACCTCGCGCGGCAGCTCAAGTCCCAGCCCAAAAACCTGATTCTCTTGGCGCCGACGGTACAGTTGCCGCCGGAATTGCGGGACGTGATCACTGTTGTTGAGTTTCCCTTGCCCCAACGGGAGGAAATTCGCCTTGAACTGGTGAAGCTCTGCCAAAGTCTCGGCAGGATTCCCCCTGAATCCATTCTCGATGAACTAATCCGCGCCTGTCAGGGCTTGACCCTAGAGCGCATTCGTCGCGTGATTGGTCGGATTATTGCTCTCCACGGCATGCTCGACGGCAGCCATGTGGATTTGATCTTGGAGGAAAAGCGGCAGATCCTGCGGCAAACCCAAATTCTGGAGTTTTACCCTACCCAAGAAACGATTGCCGACATTGGCGGCCTCGATAATCTCAAGGAGTGGTTGTTGCGGCGTGGCGGTGCTTTTTCCGAGCGGGCACGGCGCTATGGGCTACCCTATCCCCGTGGGGTGCTACTAGTGGGGATTCAAGGCACTGGTAAATCCCTAGTGGCGAAGGCGATCGCCCACCAATGGCACTTGCCTCTGTTGCGATTGGATGTCGGGCGACTCTTTGGTGGCCTCGTGGGGGAATCCGAAGCGCGAACCCGCGAGATGATTCAAATTGCTGAAGCCTTGGCGCCCTGTGTCCTCTGGATTGATGAGATGGATAAAGCCTTTGCGGGCCTTGATGGCCGAGGGGATAGCGGTACTAGTAGCCGCGTTTTTGGCACGATTATTACTTGGCTGGCGGAGAAAACCTCTGCTGTTTTTGTCGTCGCAACTGCCAACAATGTGCAAGTCCTGCCCCCGGAACTCCTGCGCAAGGGGCGCTTTGATGAAATCTTTTTTGTCGGGCTGCCCAATGTGGATGAGCGGCGAGCCATTTTTGAAGTGCACCTCAGTCGTGTGCGGCGCGATCGCCTGCAAAACTATGATCTAGAGCGATTGGCTTACGAAACGATTGACTTTTCTGGGGCTGAAATTGAGCAGTGTATCATTGAAGCGATGCACCTAGCCTTTAGCCAAGATCGCGACTTCACCACCGAAGATCTGCTCCACGCGGCCAGTGAGATTATCCCCTTGGCACGCACCGCCCGTGAGCAAGTGCATCAATTGCAGGAATGGGCAGCTTCCGGTCGGGCACGATTTGCTTCACGGGTTTTGTCTCCCCCCACAGGGCGGTAA